The sequence GATGAGCTTAAAATTGATGTCAATAAATCTAAACCAGCCATGTTGGTTGCCGTGGATAGAAAAAAAGCGGGTGAGCTTGGTGTAGCTACGGGTCAAGTTGGTCAACAGCTTAGAAACTCAATATTTGGAGCCAAGGCCGGTATCTATAAAGAAGATGGTGAGGATTATGATATTTATGTTCGCTTTAATGAGGAAAACAGATATAACACAAGTGCAATCTTTAACCAAAAAATCACTTTTAGAGATCAATCTTCAGGTCAAATAAAGGAAGTTCCTGTTTCGGCTGTTGCAAAACAGGTGAACAGTTCTGGGTTTAGCGCTATTAAGCACCGTGATGTAAAACGTGTAGTTACCGTTTACTCTGCCCTTGCCCCCGGTTTTACGGATGCAGGTGCAATTGTAAGTAAAGTTCAGGACGAAATGGAGAGTTTCAATGACCTGCCCGCTGGAATACATATTGATTACACTGGTCAGATAGAAGAGCAAAACAAACAAATGGCATTTTTGATGGGAGCATTCTTCACTGGCCTCGGGTTAATTTTCTTCATTCTGATTTTCCAGTTCAACTCTGTTTCCAAACCAGGAATCATTATGCTGGCCATCTTCTTGAGTTTGATAGGAGTATTTGGCGGTATTGTTGCTACAGGAAGTGCATTCGTGATCATGATGACCATGATGGGTATTATTTCCTTAGCCGGGATTGTTGTAAACAATGGTGTAGTACTCTTGGATTATACTCAGTTGCTAATTGATAGAAAGAGTGTGGAACTTGAGTTGGAACCAGATGAACTGTTAAGTTCTGAAGACTTCATGGAAGCCGTTGTCAAAGGTGGTAAAGCAAGGTTACGTCCTGTATTGCTGACTGCAATTACAACAATTTTAGGATTGATTCCATTGGCTACCGGATTCAACATTAATTTCTTTACCCTCTTTAGTGAGTTCAATGCAAACATTTATTTTGGAGGTGATAACGTAATTTTCTGGGGGCCTTTGGCTTGGACCGTAATTTACGGACTGCTGATTGCTACCTTTTTAACTTTAATTGTAGTTCCTATTCTTTTTAGTCTTGTCTACAGAATTAAAGTAAGAGTTAGAAAAAGTAGAGTTAAAAAAGAGGAGAACAAAAAAGAAACTCTTGATATTGCCGCTTAATTAACAAAGTTCCCTACAAACAAAAAGCCCTGGCAAATTTGCCAGGGCTTTTTTATTTTCAGTTTTTTTTTGAATCACTTATTAGTAGTCACTACTTGTGATTGGTTCCAATTTTTTACATCAACAATACGATTATCCGAATAATCAACTTCTTTCAAAATCTCTCCTTCCCAAAAGAACCACTTACCAGATTTAGTACCATTAATGTATTTTCCAGAGGCAATTTTATTGCCCTCTAAGTTATACATAAACCATTGTCCATGTAATTTACCTTCCAAGTAATGCCCAACTTGAGCTATCTGACCGTTTTCGTGAAAATATGTAGCCTTAACCATTTCACCCACTTTCTCCAAAGTAGGCTCTATACTCTGTGAATACATCCCAACTGAAAACACGACTGCCATCAAAAATATTGCTTTCTTCATATGATATGGATTTTGTGGAATTAATCTATGATCTTAACGACATAAATGTACATATTATTTTACATTAAATACATATTTTAGTAACATTAAATTTACATTAAACATGTAAGAGTCTATAATTCAATCATTTAATAAAAAAACTTTTCTCATTTATGAAGAAATAATCACTGAAATATGCTGTGTGCTATGGATTGAGATTATCTTATCATTTCCATATCTCCTGTTTTTCAATAGCACCTCCAAAGTTTAAAGCCCATCAGAAAAATCTATATATCTAGCGATATATATTTACAATCCTATTAAATTTGCCGCTCAGATAGAAATCATGTATAGAAGTAACACCTGTGGTGACTTAAGAGCATCACATATAAATAAAGAAGTAGTCTTAAGTGGTTGGGTTCATAAAGTAAGAGATAAAGGCTTTGTGATTTGGATTGATCTTCGTGATCGTTATGGCATTACACAACTGGTACTTGACCAAGACCGTACAACAACAACCCTTTTAGAAAAAGCAAAAGAATTAGGTAGAGAAACGGTTATACAGATTAAAGGTCAGGTAATTGAAAGAGCCTCTAAAAATCCTAATATCCCAACAGGAGATATAGAAGTGCTTGTAACCGAACTTCAAATATTGAATGAATCTATTTTGCCCCCTTTTACTATTGAAGATGATACGGATGGTGGTGAAGATATCCGTATGAAATATCGCTATCTGGATATCCGTAGAAATCCAGTGAAGGATAATCTCATCTTTAGGCACAAAGTAACCATGGAGGTTCGCAAATATCTTTCTGACCAGGAATTTATTGAAGTTGAAACACCTTATTTGATAAAGTCCACCCCGGAAGGTGCTAGGGATTTTGTAGTTCCAAGTAGGATGAATGAAGGCCAGTTTTATGCCCTACCCCAATCCCCGCAAACCTTTAAGCAATTGCTTATGGTTGGTGGAATGGACAAGTATTTTCAGATTGTTAAGTGCTTTAGGGATGAGGACCTAAGGGCCGACAGGCAACCTGAATTTACGCAGATAGATTGCGAAATGGCCTTCGTGGAACAAGAGGATATTTTAAATGCTTTTGAAGGATTAACCAAGCATTTGCTCAAGGAAGTTCATGGGATAGATTCAGAAGATTTTCCAAGAATGACTTTTGATGACGCTATGCGGCTCTATGGTAATGACAAGCCAGATATTCGTTTTGGAATGGAATTTGGGGAATTAAATGCAGTTGCCCAACATAAAGATTTTAATGTATTTAACTCAGCTGAGTTAGTAGTTGGAATTACTGTCCCTGGTGGAGCTACCTATACCCGAAAAGAAATTGACAAGCTTATTGATTGGGTCAGAAGACCGCAAGTAGGCGCCAAAGGTATGATCTATGTAAAATGCAATGATGATGGCACTTATAAATCTTCAGTTGATAAATTTTATGATCAAGAGGATTTGGCCAAGTGGGCAGAAGTCACCAAGGCCAAGAAAGGAGATCTAATCTGTGTGCTTTCTGGCGATACCAATGAGACAAGAGCACAGCTAAGTGCATTGCGTATGGAGTTGGCGGAACGTTTAGGTCTAAGGAAACCTGATGAATTTGCCCCATTATGGGTGATAGACTTTCCATTATTGGAATTAGATGAAGAAACAGGTGCCTACCATGCCATGCACCATCCATTTACCTCTCCTAAACCAGGACAAATGGAACTTCTGGAAACCAATCCCGGTGCAGTAAAGGCCAACGCCTATGACCTTGTATTGAACGGAAATGAAATTGGAGGTGGTTCTATTCGTATACATGATAAGGACATTCAGGCTACCATGTTTAAACATTTAGGTTTTACTCCAGAAGAAGCCAAGGCACAATTCGGATTCTTAATGGATGCCTTTCAGTACGGGGCACCTCCCCATGGTGGAATTGCTTTCGGTCTAGACAGATTAGTTTCTATTTTAGGCGGACAGGAAACCATTAGAGATTTTATTGCCTTCCCTAAAAACAACAGTGGTAGAGATGTTATGATTGATGCTCCCGCCACTATTGATGATGAACAATTAAAAGAGCTTCGTTTAAAGCTAGATGTATAAGATATTTCTGAATCCCGCTCTTAAGCGGGATTTTTTAATACTTTTAAGTGTACCATCACACTCATGCCCAACAAAAAGAAAAGTTTACTTACACGTTTCCTTAAATGGAGATATAAAAACATCTCCAATAGGACCTTTGTTCATATCATGAGCTTGGTAGTTGGCTTTTTGGCAGGGTTGGTTGCGGTTACTTTAAAAAACACCACCTATTTTATTCAATCCCTTTTAGAAAAAGGAATAGTTTTTTCTGAAAACCAGTTATACTTTATTCTACCAATTATTGGTTTGGCCCTTGTATTTCTCTATGTAAAATTTGTACATAAAAAGCCCATTCAACATGCAGTTTCTTCCATCATCTTTTCACTTTCAAAAAAAGGTGGGTTGCTAAATGTAAAGGACATCTACACTCCTTTGATTGCAGCGCCATTAACAGTTGGTTTTGGTGGGTCTGTTGGGTTGCTAGGTCCTGCAGTTAAATCTGGGTCCGCATTAAGTTCTAACCTTAGTAGATTGTTTCACATAGATGCCAAAACCCGTTCACTTTTAGTTGCTTGTGCATCCGCAGGAGCAATTTCATCTATATTCCAGTCACCCATTGCCGCCATAATTTTTGCCGTGGAAGTATTTACATTGGATTTAACGATGCTCTCCATGCTTCCGTTGCTTTTGGCTTCAATTTCTGGCGTACTTACTTCCTATTTCTTTTTGGGCAACGAAGTACTTTTTAGCTTTTCACTATCCGAAGGATTTCAACTCAAGGATACCCTTTTCTATATCTTATTGGGAGTAGGCACAGCATTCGCATCAATATATTTTACCAAGATGTATTTTGCAATTTTAGAATTGTTCAAACGCTTTAGAAGCCCTAAGTACAAACTTCTGGTTGGCGGTATTGCCATTGGGGTCATGCTATATGCAATTCCCCCATTATATGGGGAAGGTTTTGGGTTTATCAATAATTTGTTGGAAGGCGATCATTTAAAAGCTTTGGGCAAAACCCCTTTTGATGATTTCACAAACAATATTTGGGTGGTCATAGCCCTATTATTTGGTATTACCATATTTAAGGCCATTGCCATGACCGCAACATTTGCCGCCGGTGGTGCGGGCGGAATATTCATCCCAACAATGGTCATGGGTAGTGCTTTGGGCAACGTATTGGCCAAGGTTATCAATAACTTGGGGCTTGGCTTTGCGGTTTCGGAAAGCAATTTCACCCTCATTGGAATGGCAGGGTTAATTGCAGGGGTAATCCATGCTCCTTTAACCGCCATTTTCTTAATTGCTGAAATCACTGGTGGCTATCAATTGTTTGTTCCCTTGATGATTACCGCTTCCATATCTTATTTAATGACCAAAAATGCATTGGACTATACCATCTACACCAAAGAACTGGCAAAAATTGGAGCTGTTTTAACACACAATAAAGACCAGATGGTGCTGGGATTAATGGAAATGGATGATGTCATAGAGAAAAACTTTAAACCAGTTCGACCAGAAATGTCTCTTGGCAACATGCTACACGAATCAGTTTCAAAATCAAAAAGAAATATTTTTCCAGTTTTAAATGAGGAAGAAAAATTGATGGGTATTATAGTTCTGGACGATATCCGTGAATTTATGTTCGATAATGACCTTTATAATTCCGTTTACGTAAAGAACTTAATGCATGCCCCGCCAGAACACATTTTCTATGATACCGATAGCATGAAAATTGTAATGCGAAAATTTCAGGATAGCGGCGCATGGAACTTGCCGGTCATCAAAGAAGGAAAATATATCGGCTTTATTTCCAAATCAAAACTACTGACAGCATACCGAAGAAAATTAATTAACTACACCCGATGAAGTTGAAACTTAAACATATAATCGTTTTAATTGTATTGCTTTCCTTCTCTTCAATTATTTATGGTTTTACAATTAAAGAAGATGATCCTGCTACAGCAAACAAATGTATCGGATTTGGAACTGTAGGGCTTTTCCTTATAGCAATGCCTCTTTTTTTAATGAAAGAAAGCAAGGGTAAAAGCATGAAAGATTATATGTTAACCAACGAGAACGTTAAAAAAATGCAAGGTAAAGAGCAGAAAAACCCTGAAAATCAATAATTTTCACAAGATTTAAAGCTTATTTCACCTAGGTATATTTAAAATATGCTACTTTAGTAT is a genomic window of Flagellimonas sp. CMM7 containing:
- a CDS encoding toxin-antitoxin system YwqK family antitoxin, translated to MKKAIFLMAVVFSVGMYSQSIEPTLEKVGEMVKATYFHENGQIAQVGHYLEGKLHGQWFMYNLEGNKIASGKYINGTKSGKWFFWEGEILKEVDYSDNRIVDVKNWNQSQVVTTNK
- the aspS gene encoding aspartate--tRNA ligase, giving the protein MYRSNTCGDLRASHINKEVVLSGWVHKVRDKGFVIWIDLRDRYGITQLVLDQDRTTTTLLEKAKELGRETVIQIKGQVIERASKNPNIPTGDIEVLVTELQILNESILPPFTIEDDTDGGEDIRMKYRYLDIRRNPVKDNLIFRHKVTMEVRKYLSDQEFIEVETPYLIKSTPEGARDFVVPSRMNEGQFYALPQSPQTFKQLLMVGGMDKYFQIVKCFRDEDLRADRQPEFTQIDCEMAFVEQEDILNAFEGLTKHLLKEVHGIDSEDFPRMTFDDAMRLYGNDKPDIRFGMEFGELNAVAQHKDFNVFNSAELVVGITVPGGATYTRKEIDKLIDWVRRPQVGAKGMIYVKCNDDGTYKSSVDKFYDQEDLAKWAEVTKAKKGDLICVLSGDTNETRAQLSALRMELAERLGLRKPDEFAPLWVIDFPLLELDEETGAYHAMHHPFTSPKPGQMELLETNPGAVKANAYDLVLNGNEIGGGSIRIHDKDIQATMFKHLGFTPEEAKAQFGFLMDAFQYGAPPHGGIAFGLDRLVSILGGQETIRDFIAFPKNNSGRDVMIDAPATIDDEQLKELRLKLDV
- a CDS encoding chloride channel protein, with amino-acid sequence MPNKKKSLLTRFLKWRYKNISNRTFVHIMSLVVGFLAGLVAVTLKNTTYFIQSLLEKGIVFSENQLYFILPIIGLALVFLYVKFVHKKPIQHAVSSIIFSLSKKGGLLNVKDIYTPLIAAPLTVGFGGSVGLLGPAVKSGSALSSNLSRLFHIDAKTRSLLVACASAGAISSIFQSPIAAIIFAVEVFTLDLTMLSMLPLLLASISGVLTSYFFLGNEVLFSFSLSEGFQLKDTLFYILLGVGTAFASIYFTKMYFAILELFKRFRSPKYKLLVGGIAIGVMLYAIPPLYGEGFGFINNLLEGDHLKALGKTPFDDFTNNIWVVIALLFGITIFKAIAMTATFAAGGAGGIFIPTMVMGSALGNVLAKVINNLGLGFAVSESNFTLIGMAGLIAGVIHAPLTAIFLIAEITGGYQLFVPLMITASISYLMTKNALDYTIYTKELAKIGAVLTHNKDQMVLGLMEMDDVIEKNFKPVRPEMSLGNMLHESVSKSKRNIFPVLNEEEKLMGIIVLDDIREFMFDNDLYNSVYVKNLMHAPPEHIFYDTDSMKIVMRKFQDSGAWNLPVIKEGKYIGFISKSKLLTAYRRKLINYTR